One window from the genome of Bradyrhizobium sp. 4 encodes:
- a CDS encoding acyltransferase domain-containing protein: protein MLALLCGGQGALSDKIFDLVAHQPAAESIFTAAAAWLGEDPREFVRTRSPEQLSENYASQILTVTSALATHACIADLLTEETAVTGYSVGEMAAWSIAGIWTAEEALRLTNIRARLMENAAGPTGRLGYIRGLDRATIEPLLAKHRCEIAIRNPDLLFVIGGVEREVIALCDEAARKGARTGLLAVKIASHTTRLAQACRPLQQALDVNRDAAVANHRVLLAGGDGERIFSVAGATVKLANQVAHPIDWAATLDALTELGVTEVLDLGPGHALAEMMLASQPDMRCYAADGFRTIEGLRNWVAAV, encoded by the coding sequence ATGTTAGCACTGCTCTGCGGCGGACAAGGTGCGCTTTCGGACAAGATCTTTGATCTTGTCGCGCACCAGCCTGCCGCGGAGTCAATCTTCACGGCGGCGGCGGCTTGGCTCGGTGAGGACCCGCGAGAATTCGTTCGGACGCGCAGCCCCGAGCAACTGTCCGAGAATTATGCCAGCCAGATCCTGACCGTCACATCGGCTCTCGCGACCCACGCCTGCATCGCTGACCTGTTGACCGAAGAGACCGCTGTCACCGGGTATAGCGTCGGCGAGATGGCGGCCTGGAGTATCGCGGGAATCTGGACTGCCGAAGAAGCGTTGCGGCTTACCAATATTCGTGCCCGGCTGATGGAGAACGCAGCGGGGCCCACCGGTCGCCTGGGTTACATCCGCGGGCTCGACCGGGCTACGATTGAACCTCTCCTTGCAAAACACCGCTGCGAGATCGCGATCAGGAATCCGGACCTTCTTTTCGTGATCGGAGGCGTGGAGCGGGAGGTCATTGCGCTCTGCGACGAGGCTGCCCGGAAAGGAGCGCGAACGGGGCTTCTGGCCGTCAAAATCGCGTCGCATACGACAAGGCTCGCGCAGGCCTGCCGACCTCTGCAACAGGCACTCGATGTCAACAGGGACGCGGCCGTCGCAAACCATCGCGTCTTACTTGCCGGCGGTGACGGCGAACGCATCTTCTCGGTCGCGGGCGCGACGGTGAAGCTGGCAAACCAGGTCGCCCATCCTATTGATTGGGCGGCAACCCTGGACGCGCTTACAGAGCTGGGCGTCACCGAGGTACTAGACCTCGGGCCCGGACACGCGCTGGCGGAGATGATGCTAGCATCTCAGCCGGACATGCGCTGCTACGCCGCCGACGGCTTTCGCACGATCGAGGGCCTACGTAACTGGGTTGCTGCCGTATAG